The Amycolatopsis japonica nucleotide sequence ATTTGACGGACTCCTCGGGAACGCGCCTGGCGTCCTCCGCCTCCTGCGCCCGCTCCCGCAGGACCGGCAGCAGCTCCCGGATCCCCGCGATCACGTCCTGCGCGGCGTGCTCGCTCATATGCGTTCCCTCTCTCGCCATACTCCGTGAACCGGATCCAAGACTAGAACACGTTCTCGTTTTTGTCGACCGATCCCCGGTCGAGCGCACTGTGCAGTCCGGCACGCCGACCGGAAAACACGCAGTCGGCCAGCGACAGACCGCTCACATAGGACCTAGAACAGATTCCCACCGCGGTCCGGCCCGCCGCGTACAGACCGCGGATGGGGACCCCGGCCCCGGACCGCACGGCACCGGTCTCCTCGTCGACGACCAGGCCACCCAGGGTCAGCATCGGGCACGGATAGCCGAGGTTCGGCTTGATCGAGACGTCGATCAGCGAATACGGCGCCCGGTCCAGCGGCCGCGCGAATTCCCAGGGCTTACCCACCGGATCCGCGCCGGAACGCGCGGCCTCGACCGTGGCGGCAAGCCCGCCCGGATCGACGCCCGCCTTGCGCGCGACCTCGTCCAGCGACCCGGCGACGACCCGTTGCCGCAGGAGATAGCGCACCTGAAGTCCTTGGAACCATTGGCTTTGCCCGCGCGCGTCCCGTTTGACCTCCCCGACGATGGCGTCGTCGACCAGCAGCCAGCCGCGGCCGCCGTGCTCGGTGATCATGCGTTCGCCGACTGCGGCGCCGTAGCGGGATTCGTCGATGATCCGGCCGCCCGACTCGTCCACGAGCAGACCGCCGAGGAACGCCGACGGCGGGGTGATGAACCGCCAGGCGGAGATCCGCCCGAGTTCGGCGGTGGCGCCGCCCGCCTCGACGCCCATCCGGATACCGGATCCGTCGTCGGCCGAGGTCCCGAGCGCCAGCCCGCCCCGGTACGCGGGCGCGTGTTCGCGCACCATCTCGCGGTTCGCGATGAACCCGCCCGCCGCGAGAACGACCCCGCGCGTGGCGGAAATCCGCAGTTCACGGCCGTATCGGCGTTCGATCCGCTCCGCCCGCCGGTGCAACGACTTCCGCAGCGACGGCACGTAGATCCCCGGTTTCGCGGCATACGCGGACAGCTTCCGATGCGCGGCCCGCACGTGAGCGGGAGCGTCCCGCAGGGTGGACACCACGACGCCGGTGACGGTGCCGTCGTCGTCCACGATCAGGTTCCGCGCCACCGTCTGCGGCAGTACCTGGATCCCGCGGCTCCGGACCGCCTCGGCCAGGCGTTTCATCAGCAGTTTCCCGGAAGTGCCGGGACCCTTGACGCGATGTCCGCGCGGCGCCGGCTTGGCCGCCTCGCGGAAACCGCCTGCCGCCTCGCTGCCCGAGTAGTACAGATAGTGCTTGTCGCTCGGATAAGACGTCTTGTACGGGCACAGACTTCCCTCGAAGGGGACGCCGTTGCCTTCCAGCCAGGAGATCATCTCCGTACTGCCCGCGCAGAACCGCCGCAGGGTCTCCTCGGAGACGACGTCGCCGACCTCGAGCCGCAGGTAGTCGTACATCGCGTCGACGCTGTCGTCGACGCCCGCGTCCCGCTGCTGCGCCGTCCCGCCACCGGCGTAGACGACACCGCCGCTGACCGCGCTCGCGCCACCGCCGGAGAACCGGTCCAGTACGAGCACCCGGGCACCGGCGTCGGCCGCTTCGATCGCCGCGCAGGCGCCCGCCGCACCGAAACCCACGATCACCACATCCGCGACGAGGGAGTCCATGGCCCTACCCTAGAACTAGAACACGTTCTCGTCTATGGTGACTGGAGCAGCGCGGATGCTGCTCGATACTTCCTACAACGTGTTTCAGGTGAGGGGCGTATGGAGTTCGACGTGATCGTGGCGGGCACCGGTGCCGCCGGGATGACCGCCGCACTGTCCGCAGCCCACCGAGGACTCGAGGTCCTGGTCGTGGAGAAGGCCGCCCACTTCGGCGGCTCCACCGCGCGCTCCGGCGGCGGCGTCTGGATCCCCGGCAACCACGCGCTGCGGGCGGCCGGGATCTCCGAACCCCCGGAGCGGGCGCGCGAATACCTCGAAGCGATCGTCGGTGACGTCGTCCCCGCCGAACTGCGGTCGGCCTTCCTCGACCGCGGCCCCGAGGTGCTGTCCTTCGTCTGCGACCACACGCCGTTGCGCTTCCGCTGGGTCCGCGGTTACTCGGACTATCACCCGGAGGCCCCCGGTGGGCGCGCCGGCGGACGCTCGGTCGAACCGGTCGCGCTCGACGGCAACCTGCTCGGCCCGGAACTGGCGAATCTGGAGCCGCCGTACAGCGCTCCCCCGCTGGGCGCGCCGATCACCCAAGCGGACTACCGGTGGCTGAGCCTGCTCGCCCGGCACCCGCGCGGCGTCCTCCGCGTGCTGAGCCTCGGCGGCCGCTGGCTCGCGGGCAGGATCCGCCGTCAGCGGCTGCTGTCCATGGGGCAAGCGCTTGCGGCCGGGCTGCGTGAGGGACTGCGACGGGCTGAGGTTCCCGTGTGGCTGAACACTCCCCTGGTGGATCTGGAGATCGAAGGCGACCGGGTGACCGGCGTCGTCGTGCGCCACGAGGGTGAGGACAAGACGATCCGCGCGCGGCTCGGCGTCGTCCTCGGCGCGGGCGGGTTCGAGCGCAACGAGGAGATGCGGGTCAAGTATCAGCGCGCGCCCATCGGTACGGAGTGGACCGTCGGCGCGGAGGCCAACACCGGCGACGCCATCGACGCCGGGCTCAAACTCGGCGCGGCCGTCGACCTGATGGACGACGCCTGGTGGGGTCCGTCCATCCCGCTCACCGGTGGCCCGTGGTTCGCGCTCGCCGAGCGGTCGCGGCCGGGCTGCCTGATGGTCAACGGGCGGGGTGAGCGTTTCGTCAACGAGTCGGCGCCCTATGTCGAGGCCGTGCACGCGATGTACGGCGACGGGGACGGACCCGGCGAGAACTTCCCGACCTGGCTGGTGTTCGACCAGCGCAACCGCAACCGGTACATGTTCACCGGTCTGGGGCCCCGCCAGCCGCTGCCAGGCCGCTGGTTCAAAGCGGGCATCGCGGTCAAAGCGAGCACCATCGCGAAACTCGCCGAGCGGATCGAAGTCCCGGCCGACGCGCTGGAGGACACCGTGCGCCGGTTCAACGGCTTCGCGAAAAGCGGCGTGGACGAGGACTTCCATCGCGGGCGCAGCGCGTACGACCACTACTACGGCGACCCGCGGAACAAACCCAACCCGAGCCTGGGTCCGCTGGACGTCGCGCCGTACTACGCGGTGAAGATCGTGCCCGGCGACCTGGGCACCAAGGGCGGATTGAGGATCGACCCGCACGCGCGCGTCCTGCGCGAGGACGGGTCGGTCATCGACGGGCTTTACGCGGCGGGCAACACGAGCGCGGCGGTGATGGGCCGCACCTACGCCGGCCCCGGCGCGACGATCGGCCCGGCGATGGTGTTCGGCTACCTTGCGGCCGAGCACCTCGCGCAGCAAGATCACGGTCAACCGGGAGGCAGCCGATGACGACGGAATCCGTACGACAGATCGACGCGGGCGCACCCCCCGCACGGTTCGCGCGCGGGTGGCACTGCCTCGGCCTCGCCGAGACGTTCCGCGACGGGAAACCGCACGCCATCACCGCGTTCGGGACGAAACTGGTGGTCTTCGCCGATTCGTCCGGCAAGCTGAACGTGCTCGACGGGTACTGCCGCCACATGGGCGGCGACCTCACCCAGGGCGAGGTCAAGGGCGACGAGATCGCCTGCCCGTTCCACGACTGGCGCTGGAACGGCAACGGCAAATGCGTGTCGATCCCCTACGCCAAACGGGTTCCGCTGCGGGCGCGCACGAAATCGTGGCAGGTGCTGGAGGAGAACAAGCAGCTGTTCGTCTGGCACGACCCGGAGGGCAACCCGCCGCCGGACGACGTCGTCATCCCCCGGATCGAAGGCATCTTCACCGGCGAGTGGAGCAACTGGACCTGGGACTCGGTGCTCATCGAGGGCTCCAACTGCCGCGAGATCATCGACAACATGGTCGACATGGCGCATTTCTTCTACATCCACTACGCCTTCCCGACCTACTTCAAGAACGTGTTCGAGGGCCACATCGCCACGCAGTACCTGAACACGAAGGGCCGCCCGGACAAGGGCATGGCGTCGAACTACGGCGGCGAGGAGAACCTGCTGCGGTCCGAGGCGTCGTACTTCGGTCCGTCGTACATGATCAACAAGCTGCTCAACACGTACCAGGGTTTCGAGATCGAGAACGTGCTGATCAACTGCCACTACCCGGTCACCGAGAACTCGTTCGTGCTGCAGTGGGGCGTGAGCGTGAAGAAGTTCGAGGGTGTCTCGGACGAGCACGCGGACAAGATCGCCGGGAAGTTCGCCAAGGGTATCGGCGTCGGCTTCCTGCAGGACGTCGAGATCTGGCGCAACAAGACCCGTATCGACAATCCGTTGCTGTGCGAGGAAGACGGGCCGGTGTACCAGCTGCGCCGCTGGTACGACCAGTTCTATGTGGACGCGGCCGACGTCACCGAGGACATGACACAGCGGTTCGAGTTCGAAGTGGACACCAGCCGCGCCAACGAGGTCTGGGCGGCGGAGGTGGCCGAGAACCTGGCACGGCAGCAGGCGGAAGAGGCCGGGGTGTGAAGCCCGAGACCGTCGAATTCCTCACCGCCGGGCTGCGGCCGCTGACCTGCCGCTCGTGCGGGACGTGCGTGCTGGTCAAGAAGAACAGCATGCAGCACACCAGCATCCAGTGGACGAGTGACGCGTCCCGGAGCTGCCCGGTGTTCGCCGAACAGAAGGCGTCCGGGGCGCAGACGGCGTTGCTCGACACCTGCGGCAATCTCACCGAGAGCATCGAGATCGCCTTGAAAGACGGCCTGCTGGAGGTGCCCGAATGAGCGGTCCCGTCACCGTGACCGTGGCCGAGGTGATCACCGAGACGGCCGACGCGCGGTCGATCGTGTTCGACATCCCGGCCGAGCACGTCTCCGCTTTCGCTTACGTCCCAGGGCAGTTCCTCACCGTCCGGGTGCCGAGCGACCGGACCGGTTCGGTGGCCCGCTGTTACTCGCTCTCCAGCGCGCCGCACGAGGGCCGGGTGCAGGTCACCGTCAAACGCACCGCCGACGGCTACGGGTCGAACTGGCTGTGCGACAACCTCCGGGCGGGGCAAGAGGTCCAGGTCCTCCCGCCCGCCGGGGTGTTCAGTCCCGCGTCGCTCGACGAGGACTTCCTGCTGCTCGCGGGCGGCAGCGGGATCACGCCGGTGATGTCGATCCTCAAATCCGCGCTGGAGCACGGCACCGGCAAGGTGGTGCTCCTGTACGCGAACCGCGACGAGAGCTCGGTGATCTTCGCGCGAGAACTGGCGGACCTCGCCGCTCGGTACTCCGACCGGCTGGTCGTCGTGCACTGGCTGGAGAGCCTGCAGGGGCTGCCGACGGAAGCTCACCTGCGCACGCTGGTGGCGCCGTACACCGCGCACGAGGCGTTCCTCTGCGGCCCGGGGCCGTTCATGGACGCGGCACGCACGGTGCTCAAGGACCTCGGGCTGCCGCGCAAGCGGATCCACCTGGAGCGGTTCCTGTCGCTGGGCGGGAACCCGTTCGAGGTGGCCGAGCCCGTCGCCGTCGAAGAGGCCGAGACCCCGGCGTCGGTCGAGGTCACCCTCGACGGCGAGACCAAGAACCTCGCGTGGCCTCGCCGGACGAAACTGCTGGACCTGTTGCTGGAAAAGGGTTTCGACGCGCCGTACTCGTGCCGCGAGGGCCAGTGCAGCGCGTGCGCCTGCCGGATCGTCTCCGGCGAGGTGAAGATGCTGAACAACGAGGTCCTCGACGGCGACGACATCGCCGAAGGCATCGTGCTGGCGTGCCAGTCCCTGCCGCTGACCGACGAGGTCACCGTCACCTACGAGTAGGAGTTCCCCCGTGCCCATCGATCCTTCGGTCGCGATCGGCGCCGACCTCGGCGAGGTGAGTTTCGCCTGGACCGCGTCGGACGTGCAGCTCTACCACCTGGCGCTGGGCGCCGGCGCGGACCCGATGAGCCCGCGCGAACTGCGCTACACCTACGAAGAGGGCCTCCAGGTGCTGCCGACGTTCGCCACCGTGGCGGCGAACCTGCGCGTGTTCGAGCCGCCCGCGGTCTCGTTCCCCGGCGTCGAGGTCGACCTCGGGAAAGTGCTGCACGGCAAGCAGGAGGTCATCGCGCACCGGCCCATCCCGGTCTCGGGGAAGGCCGTGGCGCGGACGCGGATCGTCGACGTCTTCGACAAGGGCAAGGCGGCCGTGATCGTGAACGAGACGGTCGCCACCGACTCGGACGGCACTCCACTGTGGACACTGCGATCGAGCATCTTCGCCCGCGGTGAAGGAGGTTTCGGCGGCGAACGCGGTCCGTCCGACCGGGCCGAACCCCCGTCGCGGGAGCCGGACGCCGTCATCGACACCCCGACGCTGCCGCAACAGGCGCTGCTCTACCGGCTCTGCGGGGACCGCAACCCCCTGCACGCCGATCCCGCGTTCGCCGCGGCGGCCGGGTTCGACAGGCCGATCCTGCACGGCCTGTGCACCTACGGCGTCGTCGCGAAGGCGGTCACCGACGCGTGCCTCGACGGCGACACCACCCGCGTCGCGTCGTTCTCGGCCAAGTTCGCCGGCGTCGTCTTCCCCGGCGAACCGCTGCGGACCCGCGTCTGGCGCGAGCCCGCCGGGCTGCTGATCGCGACCACGGCGCCGGACCGGGACGACGCGCCCGTCCTTTCCGACACTTTCTTGACCACGACAGACTGAATCATCGTTCCCGCAGGTAGCGCACCTGGCTAGACTCGGCCGGGTGCGCCCCTTGATCTCGGACCCGTATGCCGAACTCGGCCGGGACTACGCGCGATCGAGACGGCCGGATCCCCGCGTCGCCGCCGCCATCACCGCGGCCCTCGGCGACGCGCGCTCGGTGGTCAACGTCGGGGCGGGAGCCGGTTCCTACGAGCCGGAAGACCGCGACGTGGTGGCCGTCGAGCCGTCACGGCGGATGATCGCGCAGCGTCCCGCCACGGCGGCGCCCGCCGTCCAGGCGTGCGCGGAAGGCCTGCCCTTCGCCGACGGCGCCTTCGACGTCGCCCTGGCGGTGCTCACCGTGCACCACTGGACGGACGTGACCGCCGGGCTGGCCGAGTTGCGGCGCGTCTCCCGCCGCCAGGTGATCGTGACCTGGGACCAGGCGGTGTTCGCGCGGTTCTGGCTCGTGCGCGACTACCTGCCGGAGATCGCCGAACACGAGAGCAGGCTGGCCTGTCTCGACCGGGTCGTCGAAGAACTGACCGAGGCGGGCCAGGTGCCCGCGGTGGCTCCGCTGCCGGTGCCGTCGGACTGCGTCGACGGGTTCCTCGGCGCGTATTGGCGCAGGCCGGAGGCGTACCTGTCCGAGCGCGTGCGCGCGGGGATGTCGGGGGTGGCCTTGCTGGACCAGAACGTCGTCGCGACGGCGGTCGAGCGGCTGCGCGCCGATCTCGCGGACGGGCACTGGCACCGGCACCACGTCGGGCTGCTCGGCCGGACGGAACTCGACCTCGGGTATCGCGTCGTCACCACGTGACCGAGTACACAGTGGACACTCCCGCGACGTGAACGGCGGTCGACCCCGGCCGCGAGGCATGGTATTCATGGCTCTCGTGACGGCAGGGACGGGAGCGGCATGACGACGGAGTACTTCGTGGTCCGTGGCCAGGTGGAGAAGGGCGATCAGCGGGGCAGGGAACTGGGTTTCCCGACCGCCAACATCGCGCTGCGCGACCAGGACGGCCAGGTCGGCGACGGAGTGTGGGCGGGCTGGACCGAACGTGCCGACGGCACCCGGATCGCGGCCGCGGTCTCGGTCGGCAGGCGGCCGACCTACTACGGCGCGGACGGTTATCGGCTCGTCGAGGCGCATCTGCTGGACTTCAGCGGCGACCTCTACGGCGAGGTGCTGACCGTCTGGCTGGGCCACCACCTGCGCGAGCAGGAGGCGTACCCGTCGTCGGAGGCGCTGATCGTCGCGCTCAACAAGGACATCGCCGACGCCCGCAAGTGGGCCGCGGAGAACCCGGCCGACGGTTTGCCGGACGCGGGTGCCGCGGAGGCCGGTGTCGTGCGGCGCGTGCCGCTCGGTTCCTAGACCGCCGCAGGACCTCTGCTTCAAGCAGTCCGATCGCCCACGACCGCCGTCTGGCGAGGTCGCGAAAGCCACTTTCGCGACCTTGGATGTCTCGAAAGTGGCTTTCGCGACACGTCTTCCAGCCCGGCTTCCCAAGAAGTTGCGAAAGCCACTTTCGCAACGTTGAGTGTTGCGAAAGTGGCTTTCGCGACACGCGCGACGGCTCCCGCCCCTAGACCGCCGCGCCCAGCAGCATGTACCCCATGCCGAGCCCCATGATCACCCGGCACACCCGCCGCGACGTCTGACCGGAGGCCGTGGCGCCCCGCGACGCCAGCACCCCGGCGCGTACGGCGTCCGCCGCGAAATACGCGGCCACGGCGCCGAACAGCAGCGAAAGCCACAGCGCGGAAGTGCCGCCGGGGCCGGACATCACCAGCCACGGCCCGCGGGTCACCTCGCTGTGCGGCATGAACGTCACCATGAACAGCATCGCGACGGCGGACACGGCGTGATGCCCGCACGACGTGTGCCCGGAGCGCCTGCCCTTCCACCACGAGACGGCGAACCATCCCGCGGTCAGCGCCAGCACCGCCTGCCAGCCCGCCGCCGGGATCGGGCCGCCCACCGGCGACAGCATCGCGACCATGGCGACGACGAGCAGCAGTTCGGCCAGGTCGCCGTTGCGGACCGCCGCGCCCTGCCTGCCGTAGTCCAGCCGGACGAGTCTCAGCACGCAGGGCAGGACGAGCGCGGCGAACACCGCGGTCAGGGCCCACGCGACGACGATTGGTCCAGACATGGCACCTCCCGGCCGGTAACCCCTTCACCGTGGCAGGTGGCGCTCTAGTACACCATCGGGCATTGAGGTGATCTCAGAGCCTGTTGGCGGAGCTGAGATTTGATCCGGAAGGCGACCGCACGCGTGAACCCGCTGTGCCGAATCACCGGCGGGTTCACCAACAGGCACTCAGCCCGCGGTCAGGACCAGTCCGCTCGTGGGTACGCCGGTGCCGGCGGTCACCAGCACACGCGCGGCCCCATCGACCTGGTTGACGGCGTCGCCCCGCAGCTGCCGGACCCCTTCGGCGATCCCGTTCATCCCGTGGATGTAAGCCTCCCCCAGCTGCCCGCCGTGCGGGTTGAGCGGGAGCTTCCCGTCGAGTTCCAGGGTGCCGCCGCCGATGAAGTCCTTGGCCTCGCCCTTCCCGCAGAAGCCGAGTTCTTCCAGCTGCATCAGGACATAAGGGGTGAAGTGGTCGTACAGCACCGCGAGGTCCATGTCGCCCGGACCCAGCCCGGACTGCTCCCACAACTGCCGTCCCACGACACCCATTTCGGGCAGCGCCGGGAGATCGTCGCGGTAGTAGCTGGTCATCACGTACTGGTCCGGCCCGCTCCCCTGCGCCGCCGCCGCGATCACGGCGGGCCGGTGCGGCAGGTCGCGCGCCCGCTCGGCGCTGACGATCACCAGGGCGACCCCTCCGTCGCTCTCCTGGCAGCAGTCCAGCAGATGCAACGGTTCGGCGACCCAGCGGGAGGCCTGATGCTCTTCCAGTGTGATCGGCTTGCCGTAGAACCACGCCCGGGGGTTGGTCGCCGCGCGGGCTCGGTCGACGACGGCCACCCGGCCGAAATCCTCGCTGGTCGCGCCGTACTCGTGCATGTAGCGCCGGGCGAGCATGGCGACGGTCGCGGCCGGCGTCGCGATGCCCATCGGGTAGTGGAAGGCGTTGTCGACGCCGGACGAGTTCACCTGCCCCGCCGCGGCCGAGGACACCTGCCCGAACCGCATCCCGGACCGTTCGTTGAACGCCCGGTACGCGACGACGACGTCCGCGACCCCGGTCGCGACGGCCATCGCGGCCTGTTGCACGGTCGCGGCCGCCGCCCCGCCGCCGTAGTGGATCCGGCTGAAGAACTTGAGCTCCGGGATGCCGAGCTCCCGCGCGACGGCGATCTCGCTGTTGCCGTCCATGGTGAACGACACCAATCCGTCCACATCGGACGGAGTGAGCCCGGCGTCCTTCAGCGCGCTCGAAACCGCTTCCGCCGCCAGCCGCAGCTCACTGCGCCCGGAATCCTTCGAGAACTCCGTCGCACCGATCCCGGCGATGGCCGCCCGTCCGGAGAGGGTCATCACTCGCCTCCCAACGTGATCGCCACGGTGCCCACCACATGTTCACCGAGACTGTCCACACCGGACACCGAGACCACGACGTCGTCGCCGTCCCGTTCCGTGACCCGGCCGGTGAAGGTCAGCGTGTCGTAGGCGTAGCAAGGTACCCCGAGCCGGATCTTGATCGAGCGCACGAACGCCTCCGGGCCCGCCCAGTCGGTCACGAACCGTTGCACCAGGCCGGTGTCGGTGAGGATGTTGAGGAAGATGTCCTTCGAGCCGCGCTGGACGGCGGCGTCGCGATCGTGGTGGACGTCCTGAAAGTCCCGCGTCGCCAGCGCGGTGCTCACCACGAAGGTCGGGGTGGCCTCGATCGTCAGCGGCGGCAGCTCGGTGCCGACCGAACAGTCCTTCATCGCGCGACCCTCCAAGCGGGCAACGTCAGTTCCTCGTCGATCTTCACGAAGGCCACTTCCACCGGGAGTCCGATGCGGACGGTTTCGGGATCGGTGTCGAGCAGCTCGCCCATCACCCGGACACCCTCCTCCAGT carries:
- a CDS encoding FAD-binding protein, producing MDSLVADVVIVGFGAAGACAAIEAADAGARVLVLDRFSGGGASAVSGGVVYAGGGTAQQRDAGVDDSVDAMYDYLRLEVGDVVSEETLRRFCAGSTEMISWLEGNGVPFEGSLCPYKTSYPSDKHYLYYSGSEAAGGFREAAKPAPRGHRVKGPGTSGKLLMKRLAEAVRSRGIQVLPQTVARNLIVDDDGTVTGVVVSTLRDAPAHVRAAHRKLSAYAAKPGIYVPSLRKSLHRRAERIERRYGRELRISATRGVVLAAGGFIANREMVREHAPAYRGGLALGTSADDGSGIRMGVEAGGATAELGRISAWRFITPPSAFLGGLLVDESGGRIIDESRYGAAVGERMITEHGGRGWLLVDDAIVGEVKRDARGQSQWFQGLQVRYLLRQRVVAGSLDEVARKAGVDPGGLAATVEAARSGADPVGKPWEFARPLDRAPYSLIDVSIKPNLGYPCPMLTLGGLVVDEETGAVRSGAGVPIRGLYAAGRTAVGICSRSYVSGLSLADCVFSGRRAGLHSALDRGSVDKNENVF
- the kstD gene encoding 3-oxosteroid 1-dehydrogenase, with the protein product MEFDVIVAGTGAAGMTAALSAAHRGLEVLVVEKAAHFGGSTARSGGGVWIPGNHALRAAGISEPPERAREYLEAIVGDVVPAELRSAFLDRGPEVLSFVCDHTPLRFRWVRGYSDYHPEAPGGRAGGRSVEPVALDGNLLGPELANLEPPYSAPPLGAPITQADYRWLSLLARHPRGVLRVLSLGGRWLAGRIRRQRLLSMGQALAAGLREGLRRAEVPVWLNTPLVDLEIEGDRVTGVVVRHEGEDKTIRARLGVVLGAGGFERNEEMRVKYQRAPIGTEWTVGAEANTGDAIDAGLKLGAAVDLMDDAWWGPSIPLTGGPWFALAERSRPGCLMVNGRGERFVNESAPYVEAVHAMYGDGDGPGENFPTWLVFDQRNRNRYMFTGLGPRQPLPGRWFKAGIAVKASTIAKLAERIEVPADALEDTVRRFNGFAKSGVDEDFHRGRSAYDHYYGDPRNKPNPSLGPLDVAPYYAVKIVPGDLGTKGGLRIDPHARVLREDGSVIDGLYAAGNTSAAVMGRTYAGPGATIGPAMVFGYLAAEHLAQQDHGQPGGSR
- a CDS encoding Rieske 2Fe-2S domain-containing protein encodes the protein MTTESVRQIDAGAPPARFARGWHCLGLAETFRDGKPHAITAFGTKLVVFADSSGKLNVLDGYCRHMGGDLTQGEVKGDEIACPFHDWRWNGNGKCVSIPYAKRVPLRARTKSWQVLEENKQLFVWHDPEGNPPPDDVVIPRIEGIFTGEWSNWTWDSVLIEGSNCREIIDNMVDMAHFFYIHYAFPTYFKNVFEGHIATQYLNTKGRPDKGMASNYGGEENLLRSEASYFGPSYMINKLLNTYQGFEIENVLINCHYPVTENSFVLQWGVSVKKFEGVSDEHADKIAGKFAKGIGVGFLQDVEIWRNKTRIDNPLLCEEDGPVYQLRRWYDQFYVDAADVTEDMTQRFEFEVDTSRANEVWAAEVAENLARQQAEEAGV
- a CDS encoding ferredoxin--NADP reductase, whose product is MSGPVTVTVAEVITETADARSIVFDIPAEHVSAFAYVPGQFLTVRVPSDRTGSVARCYSLSSAPHEGRVQVTVKRTADGYGSNWLCDNLRAGQEVQVLPPAGVFSPASLDEDFLLLAGGSGITPVMSILKSALEHGTGKVVLLYANRDESSVIFARELADLAARYSDRLVVVHWLESLQGLPTEAHLRTLVAPYTAHEAFLCGPGPFMDAARTVLKDLGLPRKRIHLERFLSLGGNPFEVAEPVAVEEAETPASVEVTLDGETKNLAWPRRTKLLDLLLEKGFDAPYSCREGQCSACACRIVSGEVKMLNNEVLDGDDIAEGIVLACQSLPLTDEVTVTYE
- a CDS encoding MaoC/PaaZ C-terminal domain-containing protein codes for the protein MPIDPSVAIGADLGEVSFAWTASDVQLYHLALGAGADPMSPRELRYTYEEGLQVLPTFATVAANLRVFEPPAVSFPGVEVDLGKVLHGKQEVIAHRPIPVSGKAVARTRIVDVFDKGKAAVIVNETVATDSDGTPLWTLRSSIFARGEGGFGGERGPSDRAEPPSREPDAVIDTPTLPQQALLYRLCGDRNPLHADPAFAAAAGFDRPILHGLCTYGVVAKAVTDACLDGDTTRVASFSAKFAGVVFPGEPLRTRVWREPAGLLIATTAPDRDDAPVLSDTFLTTTD
- a CDS encoding class I SAM-dependent methyltransferase; the encoded protein is MISDPYAELGRDYARSRRPDPRVAAAITAALGDARSVVNVGAGAGSYEPEDRDVVAVEPSRRMIAQRPATAAPAVQACAEGLPFADGAFDVALAVLTVHHWTDVTAGLAELRRVSRRQVIVTWDQAVFARFWLVRDYLPEIAEHESRLACLDRVVEELTEAGQVPAVAPLPVPSDCVDGFLGAYWRRPEAYLSERVRAGMSGVALLDQNVVATAVERLRADLADGHWHRHHVGLLGRTELDLGYRVVTT
- a CDS encoding riboflavin kinase, with protein sequence MTTEYFVVRGQVEKGDQRGRELGFPTANIALRDQDGQVGDGVWAGWTERADGTRIAAAVSVGRRPTYYGADGYRLVEAHLLDFSGDLYGEVLTVWLGHHLREQEAYPSSEALIVALNKDIADARKWAAENPADGLPDAGAAEAGVVRRVPLGS
- a CDS encoding DUF5134 domain-containing protein, yielding MSGPIVVAWALTAVFAALVLPCVLRLVRLDYGRQGAAVRNGDLAELLLVVAMVAMLSPVGGPIPAAGWQAVLALTAGWFAVSWWKGRRSGHTSCGHHAVSAVAMLFMVTFMPHSEVTRGPWLVMSGPGGTSALWLSLLFGAVAAYFAADAVRAGVLASRGATASGQTSRRVCRVIMGLGMGYMLLGAAV
- a CDS encoding lipid-transfer protein, which produces MTLSGRAAIAGIGATEFSKDSGRSELRLAAEAVSSALKDAGLTPSDVDGLVSFTMDGNSEIAVARELGIPELKFFSRIHYGGGAAAATVQQAAMAVATGVADVVVAYRAFNERSGMRFGQVSSAAAGQVNSSGVDNAFHYPMGIATPAATVAMLARRYMHEYGATSEDFGRVAVVDRARAATNPRAWFYGKPITLEEHQASRWVAEPLHLLDCCQESDGGVALVIVSAERARDLPHRPAVIAAAAQGSGPDQYVMTSYYRDDLPALPEMGVVGRQLWEQSGLGPGDMDLAVLYDHFTPYVLMQLEELGFCGKGEAKDFIGGGTLELDGKLPLNPHGGQLGEAYIHGMNGIAEGVRQLRGDAVNQVDGAARVLVTAGTGVPTSGLVLTAG
- a CDS encoding MaoC family dehydratase; this encodes MKDCSVGTELPPLTIEATPTFVVSTALATRDFQDVHHDRDAAVQRGSKDIFLNILTDTGLVQRFVTDWAGPEAFVRSIKIRLGVPCYAYDTLTFTGRVTERDGDDVVVSVSGVDSLGEHVVGTVAITLGGE